One genomic region from Cucumis melo cultivar AY chromosome 9, USDA_Cmelo_AY_1.0, whole genome shotgun sequence encodes:
- the LOC103498716 gene encoding O-fucosyltransferase 9 isoform X1: MHGSPRHRQLRSRTGSDSGSGTGGFSVRDSKQSSIMEKLVFLILSAVFRRKGLLLFAPLLYISMMLLYMGSLNFDVSISNLKTRVVSVSKRAPPGSLYRSPQVFEKLWPFMEAESRNSTTHALSTAWNSRVHNVWKPCINSSTVTELPKSNGFLIIEANGGLNQQRLSICDAVAVAGLLNASLVIPIFHLNSVWRDSSKFGDIFDEDFFIQALSKHVNIVRELPADVLQQYNNNISSIVNLRVKAWSSPMYYLHKVLPKLLQLRAVRIAPFSNRLAHGVPSDVQALRCLANFEALRFAESIRMLADLMVDRMIKKSSQSGGKYISVHLRFEEDMVAFSCCEYDGGEEEKHEMDLARERSWRGKFRRRGRVIRPGVNRVDGKCPLTPLEVGMMLRGMGFDNTSSIYVAAGKIYKAEKYMAPLRQMFPRLETKDTIATKEELAPFKRHSSRLAALDYTVCLHSEVFVTTQGGNFPHFLMGHRRYIYAGHAKTVKPDKRKLALIFDDPNIRWQNFAQQMQDMLRHNDQKGMEMKKSSGSLYTFPMPDCMCKVPNTKNHD, from the exons ATGCATGGCTCGCCTCGGCATCGGCAACTAAGAAGTCGGACTGGCAGTGATAGTGGTAGCGGTACCGGCGGTTTCAGTGTTCGTGACTCGAAGCAGAGCAGCATTATGGAGAAATtggtttttcttattttgtcgGCGGTGTTTAGAAGAAAAGGGCTACTTTTGTTTGCTCCCTTGTTGTATATTTCAATGATGTTATTGTATATGGGCTCCTTGAATTTCGATGTTTCCATTTCCAATCTGAAAACCAGGGTTGTTTCAGTTAGCAAACGCGCTCCGCCGGGGTCTTTGTATAGGAGTCCTCAGGTTTTTGAGAAGCTCTGGCCTTTCATGGAAGCTGAGAGCCGAAATAGTACCACGCATGCG TTGTCAACTGCATGGAATTCGAGAGTGCACAATGTTTGGAAACCATGCATCAATAGCAGCACTGTGACAG AGTTGCCAAAGTCGAATGGTTTTCTTATCATTGAAGCCAACGGTGGGTTAAATCAGCAAAGGTTGTCG ATATGTGATGCAGTTGCTGTGGCTGGACTACTGAATGCTTCTCTTGTCATTCCAATATTTCATTTGAATAGTGTTTGGCGAGATTCAAG CAAATTTGGTGATATTTTCGATGAGGACTTTTTCATACAAGCATTAAGCAAGCATGTTAATATTGTGAGAGAGCTCCCAGCTGATGTGCTGCAGCAGTATAATAATAACATAAGCAGTATTGTGAACTTAAGAGTAAAAGCATGGTCAAGCCCAATGTACTATTTACATAAAGTCCTTCCGAAGCTCTTGCAATTGAG GGCTGTAAGGATTGCCCCGTTTTCCAACCGGTTGGCTCATGGAGTTCCTTCTGATGTTCAAGCACTTAGATGCTTAGCCAATTTTGAAGCTTTGAGGTTTGCAGAATCTATAAGAATGCTGGCAGATCTCATGGTTGATCGAATGATAAAAAAAAGCTCTCAAAGTGGAGGAAAATATATTTCAGTTCATCTTCGTTTCGAAGAG GATATGGTTGCATTTTCGTGCTGTGAATATGATGGTGGAGAGGAAGAGAAGCACGAGATGGACCTGGCTAGAGAAAGGAGCTGGAGAGGAAAATTCAGAAGACGGGGGAGAGTAATAAGGCCTGGTGTTAATAGGGTGGATGGAAAATGTCCTTTAACCCCACTGGAG GTCGGAATGATGCTTAGAGGAATGGGTTTTGATAATACAAGTTCCATATATGTGGCAGCAGGAAAAATTTATAAAGCAGAAAAGTATATGGCCCCACTTAGGCAGATGTTTCCGCGTTTAGAAACAAAAGATACCATAGCTACTAAGGAAGAACTTGCTCCTTTCAAG CGCCACTCTTCTAGATTGGCTGCTCTTGATTACACGGTATGTCTTCATAGTGAAGTCTTTGTCACAACTCAAGGTGGGAATTTCCCCCACTTTTTGATGGGTCACAGGCGCTATATTTATGCTGGACATGCAAAGACAGTCAAACCAGATAAGAGGAAACTAGCGTTAATTTTTGATGATCCTAATATACG ATGGCAGAACTTCGCGCAACAAATGCAAGACATGCTTCGCCATAATGACCAAAAgggaatggaaatgaaaaagtCCAGTGGATCGCTGTATACGTTTCCCATGCCAGATTGCATGTGCAAAGTACCAAACACGAAGAACCATGATTAA
- the LOC103498716 gene encoding O-fucosyltransferase 9 isoform X2 — MHGSPRHRQLRSRTGSDSGSGTGGFSVRDSKQSSIMEKLVFLILSAVFRRKGLLLFAPLLYISMMLLYMGSLNFDVSISNLKTRVVSVSKRAPPGSLYRSPQVFEKLWPFMEAESRNSTTHALSTAWNSRVHNVWKPCINSSTVTELPKSNGFLIIEANGGLNQQRLSICDAVAVAGLLNASLVIPIFHLNSVWRDSSKFGDIFDEDFFIQALSKHVNIVRELPADVLQQYNNNISSIVNLRVKAWSSPMYYLHKVLPKLLQLRAVRIAPFSNRLAHGVPSDVQALRCLANFEALRFAESIRMLADLMVDRMIKKSSQSGGKYISVHLRFEEDMVAFSCCEYDGGEEEKHEMDLARERSWRGKFRRRGRVIRPGVNRVDGKCPLTPLEVGMMLRGMGFDNTSSIYVAAGKIYKAEKYMAPLRQMFPRLETKDTIATKEELAPFKALYLCWTCKDSQTR; from the exons ATGCATGGCTCGCCTCGGCATCGGCAACTAAGAAGTCGGACTGGCAGTGATAGTGGTAGCGGTACCGGCGGTTTCAGTGTTCGTGACTCGAAGCAGAGCAGCATTATGGAGAAATtggtttttcttattttgtcgGCGGTGTTTAGAAGAAAAGGGCTACTTTTGTTTGCTCCCTTGTTGTATATTTCAATGATGTTATTGTATATGGGCTCCTTGAATTTCGATGTTTCCATTTCCAATCTGAAAACCAGGGTTGTTTCAGTTAGCAAACGCGCTCCGCCGGGGTCTTTGTATAGGAGTCCTCAGGTTTTTGAGAAGCTCTGGCCTTTCATGGAAGCTGAGAGCCGAAATAGTACCACGCATGCG TTGTCAACTGCATGGAATTCGAGAGTGCACAATGTTTGGAAACCATGCATCAATAGCAGCACTGTGACAG AGTTGCCAAAGTCGAATGGTTTTCTTATCATTGAAGCCAACGGTGGGTTAAATCAGCAAAGGTTGTCG ATATGTGATGCAGTTGCTGTGGCTGGACTACTGAATGCTTCTCTTGTCATTCCAATATTTCATTTGAATAGTGTTTGGCGAGATTCAAG CAAATTTGGTGATATTTTCGATGAGGACTTTTTCATACAAGCATTAAGCAAGCATGTTAATATTGTGAGAGAGCTCCCAGCTGATGTGCTGCAGCAGTATAATAATAACATAAGCAGTATTGTGAACTTAAGAGTAAAAGCATGGTCAAGCCCAATGTACTATTTACATAAAGTCCTTCCGAAGCTCTTGCAATTGAG GGCTGTAAGGATTGCCCCGTTTTCCAACCGGTTGGCTCATGGAGTTCCTTCTGATGTTCAAGCACTTAGATGCTTAGCCAATTTTGAAGCTTTGAGGTTTGCAGAATCTATAAGAATGCTGGCAGATCTCATGGTTGATCGAATGATAAAAAAAAGCTCTCAAAGTGGAGGAAAATATATTTCAGTTCATCTTCGTTTCGAAGAG GATATGGTTGCATTTTCGTGCTGTGAATATGATGGTGGAGAGGAAGAGAAGCACGAGATGGACCTGGCTAGAGAAAGGAGCTGGAGAGGAAAATTCAGAAGACGGGGGAGAGTAATAAGGCCTGGTGTTAATAGGGTGGATGGAAAATGTCCTTTAACCCCACTGGAG GTCGGAATGATGCTTAGAGGAATGGGTTTTGATAATACAAGTTCCATATATGTGGCAGCAGGAAAAATTTATAAAGCAGAAAAGTATATGGCCCCACTTAGGCAGATGTTTCCGCGTTTAGAAACAAAAGATACCATAGCTACTAAGGAAGAACTTGCTCCTTTCAAG GCGCTATATTTATGCTGGACATGCAAAGACAGTCAAACCAGATAA
- the LOC103498715 gene encoding transcription factor MYB8-like, whose product MGRSPCCEKAHTNKGAWTKDEDQRLIDYIRLHGEGCWRTLPKAAGLLRCGKSCRLRWINYLRPDLKRGNFTEDEDELIIRLHSLLGNKWSVIAGKLPGRTDNEIKNYWNTHIKRKLITRGIDPQTHRPLNEPPTAGTALSPRLPYQSHHHHRRHHQHLTPNHSSSSSSSLPNIAELPIVKPANNVHSSDADEEGSGTTTEMDPPVAAAETMLGVHVKTEVNLELSIGLQPFQGEGVRGGSVLGSSAESRLREERRALVMCLCWQLGWEKGGESCRNCERTYGWFRGSALGSSS is encoded by the exons ATGGGGAGATCCCCTTGCTGTGAGAAAGCCCACACCAACAAAGGTGCTTGGACCAAAGATGAAGATCAACGCCTCATCGATTACATTCGCCTCCATGGTGAAGGCTGTTGGCGTACTCTCCCTAAGGCTGCTG gATTGCTTCGTTGTGGCAAAAGCTGTAGGCTTCGTTGGATCAATTACCTTCGTCCTGATCTCAAACGTGGCAATTTCactgaagatgaagatgaactCATCATCAGACTCCATTCCCTTCTTGGAAACAA ATGGTCTGTGATTGCGGGTAAATTACCTGGAAGAACAGATAACGAAATCAAAAACTATTGGAACACTCACATCAAGAGAAAACTCATCACCCGTGGCATCGATCCACAAACCCACCGCCCTCTTAACGAACCCCCCACCGCCGGCACCGCCCTCTCCCCACGTTTGCCTTACCAGAGTCATCACCATCATCGTCGTCATCATCAGCATCTCACGCCCAACCAttcctcctcttcttcctcctctctTCCCAACATCGCAGAACTTCCGATTGTGAAGCCTGCAAACAACGTCCACTCCTCCGACGCCGACGAAGAAGGAAGCGGGACCACCACGGAGATGGATCCGCCGGTGGCTGCGGCGGAAACCATGTTGGGAGTCCATGTGAAAACAGAGGTGAATTTGGAGCTCTCAATTGGGCTGCAACCATTTCAGGGAGAGGGGGTGAGGGGAGGGTCAGTACTGGGGAGCTCGGCAGAGTCGAGATTGCGAGAAGAGAGAAGGGCGTTGGTGATGTGCTTGTGCTGGCAATTGGGATGGGAGAAGGGCGGGGAGAGTTGCCGGAATTGTGAGAGGACGTACGGGTGGTTCCGGGGAAGTGCTTTGGGTTCTTCTTCATAG
- the LOC103498714 gene encoding uncharacterized protein LOC103498714 produces MQKLLRLNPSSSSSVPILCTAVKPFSSLPSNTTPFIFKPPHPLLMSAASSFHTAGGPSPFTSASLSRNPSSAAVSSRFSAANSSRNCFLCRCAVDAPAALRPWAVFKDSRNGLRPAWLHTDSDRLFSSSSVEGLKSSRVSVAGENGGDEDEFACDNDEEGEKVLEEKGSKSSRRQKSLAGGGVLVGNPDLLTIPGVGPRNLKKLVEKGIAGVAELKQLYKDKFFGDSSTKMVEFLQSSVGIIHRNHAESITSYIKDSVDKELTEDSSSSDARSSLKKRLTFCVEGNISVGKTTFLQRIANETLELRDLVEVVPEPIGKWQDIGPEHFNILNAFYAEPQRYAYTFQNYVFVTRVMQERESSGGIKPLRLMERSVFSDRMVFVRAVHEANWMNEMEISIYDSWFDPVVSTLPGLVPDGFIYLRASPDTCHQRMKLRKRTEEGGVSLEYLRDLHEKHESWLFPFQSGNHGVLSVSKLPLHLDNSLHPDIRDRVFFLEGDHMHRSIQKVPALVLDCEPNIDFSKDVEAKSRYARQVAEFFAFVKKKNEASSSTAGQDGANGSQPQVMLANKRLWVPGRNHFPESALGSLDFRRAMSYMSG; encoded by the exons ATGCAGAAGCTGTTGCGATTAAAcccttcctcttcttcctcagTCCCCATTCTCTGTACTGCGGTTAAACCCTTTTCCTCTCTACCTTCCAACACCACCCCCTTCATCTTTAAACCACCACACCCCCTTCTAATGTCTGCTGCTTCCTCATTTCACACCGCCGGCGGTCCCTCCCCCTTCACCTCAGCCTCTCTTTCCAGAAACCCTTCTTCTGCTGCCGTCTCTTCCCGCTTTTCCGCCGCTAATTCCTCAAGAAATTGCTTCTTGTGCAGATGCGCAGTTGATGCCCCTGCCGCATTGCGGCCTTGGGCTGTGTTCAAGGATAGTCGAAATGGGTTACGCCCGGCGTGGCTGCACACGGATTCTGATAggttgttttcttcttcttctgttgAGGGGTTGAAGAGCTCGCGAGTGAGTGTAGCTGGTGAGAATGGTGGAGACGAAGATGAATTTGCCTGTGATAATGATGAAGAAGGAGAGAAGGTTTTAGAGGAAAAGGGGTCGAAGTCGAGTAGGAGGCAGAAGAGTCTGGCTGGTGGAGGCGTGTTGGTTGGTAATCCTGATTTGTTGACCATTCCAGGAGTTGGTCCAAGAAATTTGAAGAAGCTGGTAGAGAAGGGGATTGCAGGGGTGGCTGAGCTCAAGCAGTTGTATAAAGATAAG TTCTTTGGTGATTCTAGCACGAAGATGGTTGAGTTCTTACAGAGTTCTGTTGGAATTATCCACAGAAATCATGCTGAAAGTATAACCAGTTATATAAAAGACAGTGTAGATAAGGAGTTGACTGAGGACAGTTCAAGCTCAGATGCAAGGTCATCTCTGAAAAAACGTCTTACATTCTGTGTTGAGGGCAACATTAGTGTTGGAAAGACAACATTCCTTCAAAGAATAGCTAATGAAACTCTCGAACTACGTGACCTGGTTGAAGTGGTTCCGGAGCCTATTGGCAAGTGGCAGGATATTGGACCTGAACACTTCAATATACTAAATGCTTTCTATGCCGAGCCTCAGAGATATGCATATACTTTCCAGAATTATGTATTTGTCACAAGGGTTATGCAGGAGAGAGAGTCATCTGGTGGAATCAAGCCACTCAGGTTGATGGAAAGGAGCGTTTTCAGCGATAGAATG GTGTTTGTGAGAGCTGTTCATGAAGCAAATTGGATGAATGAGATGGAGATCAGCATCTATGACTCATGGTTTGATCCAGTTGTGTCAACCTTGCCTGGGCTTGTTCCTGACGGTTTCATCTATCTTAGAGCAAGCCCTGATACTTGTCATCAAAGAATGAAGTTACGTAAGAGAACTGAAGAAGGTGGGGTCAGTTTAGAGTATCTCCGTGACTTGCACGAGAAGCATGAAAGCTGGCTGTTCCCTTTCCAAAGTGGTAACCATGGGGTTCTGTCCGTCAGTAAGCTACCATTACATCTAGACAATTCTTTACACCCTGATATCAGGGACCGTGTCTTTTTCTTGGAGGGCGACCATATGCATAGAAGTATTCAGAAG GTGCCTGCCTTGGTTCTTGATTGTGAACCAAACATTGACTTCAGCAAAGATGTTGAAGCTAAGAGCCG GTATGCTCGTCAAGTTGCCGAATTCTTTgcatttgtaaaaaagaagaatgaagCTTCTTCATCAACTGCTGGCCAAGACGGTGCAAATGGTTCCCAACCACAAGTAATGCTGGCAAATAAACGTTTATGGGTACCGGGCAGGAATCATTTCCCAGAATCAGCTCTAGGATCATTGGATTTCAGGCGGGCAATGTCTTACATGTCTGGTTAG
- the LOC103498713 gene encoding putative methylesterase 12, chloroplastic gives MGNSLICKSKKDVKEIGSRSKRMGRSQRKLQSEEEYLQKQALSLALQQLQLSQRFDGSTSKRIGSTSSRRRNLSDPFSNGKQGKKDSKLCGADVASGEANVQAPEFLENLKEKKFVLVHGEGFGAWCWYKTISLLEEVGLSPIAIDLKGSGIDLTDTNRVNTLAEYSKPLTDYLQDLPDDEKVVLVGHSSGGACLSYALEHFSNKISKAIYVCATMVATGQRPFDVFMEELGSEEIFMKDSKFLIYGNGKDKPPTGFMFEKEQIKGLYFNQSPTKDVALAMVSMRPFPLGPVMEKLSLSPENYGTGRRFFVQTLDDHALSPDVQEKLVRVNPPERVFKIKGSDHCPFFSKPQSLHKILLEIAQIP, from the exons ATGGGTAATAGCCTAATTTGTAAGTCAAAGAAGGATGTCAAAGAGATTGGATCTCGAAGCAAGAGAATGGGTCGGTCCCAGAGGAAGTTGCAGAGTGAGGAAGAGTATTTGCAGAAGCAAGCTCTCTCATTGGCTCTTCAACAGCTTCAATTATCTCAGAGGTTTGATGGATCCACTTCCAAAAGAATTGGCTCGACAAGCTCTCGAAGACGCAATCTCTCCGATCCATTTTCTAATGGGAAGCAG GGGAAGAAAGATTCAAAGTTATGTGGAGCAGATGTGGCTTCTGGTGAAGCAAATGTGCAG GCACCTGAATTTCTGGAAAAtctgaaagaaaaaaagttcGTTTTAGTTCATGGTGAAGGATTTGGAGCTTGGTGCTGGTACAAAACTATTTCTCTACTAGAGGAAGTCGGATTATCTCCCATAGCCATTGATCTCAAAGGTTCTGGTATTGATCTAACAGATACAAACAGGGTGAATACTCTAGCAGAGTATTCAAAGCCATTGACTGATTATCTACAAGATCTTCCTGATGATGAAAAG GTTGTTCTAGTTGGCCACAGTAGTGGAGGCGCTTGTCTTTCTTATGCATTGGAACATTTCTCAAATAAAATATCGAAAGCAATTTACGTCTGTGCAACGATGGTGGCTACTGGCCAGAGACCTTTTGATGTATTCATGGAAGAG CTTGGATCTGAAGAGATTTTTATGAAAGATTCGAAGTTTTTGATCTATGGGAATGGAAAAGATAAACCGCCTACAGGATTCATGTTTGAGAAAGAGCAAATCAAAGGGTTGTATTTCAATCAATCTCCTACCAAG GATGTTGCCTTGGCAATGGTTTCAATGAGACCCTTCCCATTGGGTCCAGTCATGGAGAAACTCTCACTATCCCCTGAAAACTATGGAACCGGGCGCCGATTTTTCGTCCAAACGCTCGATGATCACGCACTCTCACCTGATGTTCAAGAAAAGTTGGTGAGGGTAAATCCACCTGAAAGAGTTTTCAAGATAAAAGGCAGTGATCATTGCCCCTTTTTCTCTAAGCCACAATCACTACACAAGATTCTCCTGGAAATTGCTCAAATACCATAA